The Magnolia sinica isolate HGM2019 chromosome 9, MsV1, whole genome shotgun sequence genome contains a region encoding:
- the LOC131256104 gene encoding mitochondrial intermediate peptidase, mitochondrial-like isoform X2 encodes MLSSWNILGFLYRSGNNHTYQEIQPVIANLGVLDKLIAARHELAEIMGYKSYAQFAVHPNIASSRDVVMPFLLDLSKIVTHKADEEF; translated from the exons ATGCTGAG TTCTTGGAATATTTTGGGATTTCTTTACAGGTCAGGAAACAATCATACATATCAGGAAATTCAACCCGTCATTGCAAACCTTGGTGTCCTTGATAAGCTTATTGCAGCTCGTCATGAGCTTGCAGAG ATAATGGGGTATAAATCTTACGCTCAATTTGCAGTTCATCCGAATATTGCATCATCACGAGATGTTGTGATGCCCTTTTTGCTTGATTTAAGCAAGATTGTTACGCATAAGGCTGATGAG GAGTTTTAA
- the LOC131256104 gene encoding mitochondrial intermediate peptidase, mitochondrial-like isoform X1 yields the protein MLSSWNILGFLYRSGNNHTYQEIQPVIANLGVLDKLIAARHELAEIMGYKSYAQFAVHPNIASSRDVVMPFLLDLSKIVTHKADEVNLCPFLGVVLIFFPIFQL from the exons ATGCTGAG TTCTTGGAATATTTTGGGATTTCTTTACAGGTCAGGAAACAATCATACATATCAGGAAATTCAACCCGTCATTGCAAACCTTGGTGTCCTTGATAAGCTTATTGCAGCTCGTCATGAGCTTGCAGAG ATAATGGGGTATAAATCTTACGCTCAATTTGCAGTTCATCCGAATATTGCATCATCACGAGATGTTGTGATGCCCTTTTTGCTTGATTTAAGCAAGATTGTTACGCATAAGGCTGATGAGGTAAATTTGTGTCCTTTCTTGGGTGTAGTTTTGATCTTTTTCCCAATTTTTCAGTTGTAG